From a single Podarcis raffonei isolate rPodRaf1 chromosome 10, rPodRaf1.pri, whole genome shotgun sequence genomic region:
- the LOC128422902 gene encoding zinc finger protein 665-like — translation MECGKRFTDSGNLRTHQGTHTGEKPYKCLECGMCFSENGNLKLHQRIHTGEKPYKCIECGMSFSQNGHLRSHQRTHTGEKPFKCLECGKYFSQNGYLKLHQRIHTGEKPYKCIECGKCFSRNGYFKLHQQTHTGEKPYKCIECGMSFSVNGSLRRHQRTHTGEKPYKCIECGMSFSDNGSLRTHQRTHTGEKPFKCLECGKTFTCNGNLRRHQQTHTGEKPYKCIECGMSFSDNRNLRRHQWTHTGEKPFKCLECGKTFPGNGNLRTHQRTHTGEKPYKCIECGKSFSDNGSLRRHQRTHAGEKPYKCIECGKSFSDNGYFKLHQRTHTGEKPYKCIECGMSFSDNGNLRRHQRTHTGEKQYKCIECGMRFSDNGSLRRHQRTHTGEKPYKCIECGKSFSDNGSLRRHQQTHTGEKPYKCIECGKSFSDNGNLRGHQRTHTGEKPFKCMECEKSFSQSGTLRRHKQTHSGETI, via the coding sequence atggagtgtgggaaacgtttcactgatagtggaaaccttagaacacatcaggggactcacacaggggagaaaccatataaatgcctggagtgcggaatgtGCTTCAGTGAGAATGGaaaccttaaattacaccagcggattcacacaggggagaaaccatataaatgtatagagtgcggaatgagcttcagtcagaatggacaccttagatcccatcaacggactcacacaggggagaaaccatttaaatgcctggagtgcggaaagtacttcagtcagaatggataccttaaattacaccagcggattcacacaggggagaaaccatataaatgtatagagtgcggaaagtgcttcagtcgtaATGGATACTTTAAATTACACcagcagactcacacaggggagaaaccatataaatgtatagagtgcggaatgagctttagtgttaatggaagccttagaagacatcaacggactcacacaggggagaaaccatataaatgtatagagtgcggaatgagcttcagtgataatggaagccttagaacacatcaacggactcacacaggggagaaaccatttaaatgcctggagtgcggaaagacctttacttgtaatggaaaccttagaagacatcaacagactcacacaggggagaaaccatataaatgtatagagtgcggaatgagctttagtgataatagaaaccttagaagacatcaatggactcacacaggggagaaaccatttaaatgcctggagtgcggaaagacctttcctggtaatggaaaccttagaacacatcaacggactcacacaggggagaaaccatataaatgtatagagtgtggaaagagctttagtgataatggaagccttagaagacatcaacggactcacgcaggggagaaaccatataaatgtatagagtgtggaaagagctttagtgataatggatactttaaattacaccagcggactcacacaggggagaaaccatataaatgtatagagtgcggaatgagcttcagtgataatggaaaccttagaagacatcaacggactcacacaggggagaaacaatataaatgtatagagtgcggaatgagatttagtgataatggaagccttagaagacatcaacggactcacacaggggagaaaccatataaatgtatagagtgtggaaagagctttagtgataatggaagccttagaagacatcaacagactcacacaggggagaaaccatataaatgtatagagtgtggaaagagctttagtgataatggaaaccttagaggacatcaacggactcacacaggagagaaaccatttaaatgcatggagtgtgaaaagagcttcagtcagagtggaacccttagaagacataaGCAGACACACagcggagaaaccatttaa